A single region of the Amphiura filiformis chromosome 7, Afil_fr2py, whole genome shotgun sequence genome encodes:
- the LOC140157949 gene encoding uncharacterized protein, which yields MGDFNAKVGIDWEPWNGVIGKFGVGEANDRGEKLLSFCSSNSLCITNTLFKESKPSRQWTWESPDRSTRNKIDFILIRQKWKTSVTSSRSFPSADIGSDHQLVLGNIKLKLRSRGKQCKIKKFDVSKLYLQQTYSDYQVTIGGKFNPLIELPDTDIETEELWQNIKSGFNETADKVLGAKKPQRQKPWLTAEVLKLTEERSKVKQERSKDNTKKPRYTFLNREIKRKCKECKEVWLQNLCKDVEHVNDAKKTKEGYTTIKTITG from the coding sequence ATGGGTGATTTCAACGCGAAAGTTGGTATCGACTGGGAACCATGGAATGGCGTTATTGGGAAGTTTGGTGTTGGAGAAGCAAACGACAGAGGTGAAAAGCTGCTCAGCTTTTGTTCATCGAATAGCCTGTGTATTACAAACACTCTCTTCAAAGAATCCAAACCAAGTCGCCAGTGGACCTGGGAATCCCCAGATCGTTCCACAAGGAACAAGATCGATTTTATCCTAATACGACAAAAATGGAAAACGAGCGTGACTTCCTCGCGCAGCTTTCCCAGCGCAGACATCGGATCTGACCACCAACTTGTTTTAGGCAACATTAAACTGAAACTTAGATCCAGAGGGAAACAATGCAAgatcaagaaatttgatgtaagcAAACTGTACCTACAGCAGACTTACAGTGACTACCAAGTAACAATTGGTGGAAAATTTAACCCACTAATTGAACTACCCGACACAGACATAGAGACGGAAGAGCTATGGCAGAATATTAAGTCAGGATTTAATGAAACAGCTGACAAGGTCCTAGGAGCAAAGAAACCTCAGAGACAAAAACCTTGGTTAACTGCCGAAGTTCTTAAGCTGACGGAAGAAAGAAGTAAGGTGAAGCAGGAAAGATCCAAagacaacacaaaaaagccaagGTACACCTTTCTCAACAGAGAAATAAAACGGAAGTGTAAAGAGTGCAAAGAAGTATGGCTTCAAAATCTGTGCAAAGATGTGGAGCATGTAAATGATGCAAAGAAAACCAAAGAGGGTTACACTACCATCAAGACCATCACTGGATGA
- the LOC140157948 gene encoding uncharacterized protein — protein sequence MRGVKDKGGEVLTDDKKIKDRWKENYEELYNQPIPSDTSILQSLPSTSTEDIEPHILKSEVELAIKRLKGNKAAGEDGISAEEIKAAGEAGCNALLKLCNKIWESEVIPEDWGEGNHCPHI from the coding sequence ATGAGAGGTGTAAAGGACAAAGGTGGCGAGGTGCTCACCGATGACAAGAAAATAAAGGACAGATGGAAAGAAAACTATGAAGAGCTGTATAATCAACCCATCCCATCCGATACAAGTATCTTACAGTCTCTACCAAGTACTTCAACAGAAGACATAGAGCCCCACATTCTCAAATCTGAAGTGGAACTGGCCATCAAACGCCTCAAGGGAAATAAAGCAGCAGGAGAAGATGGTATATCAGCGGAAGAAATCAAGGCAGCAGGAGAAGCTGGATGTAATGCTCTCCTAAAACTCTGTAACAAGATATGGGAGTCTGAAGTAATTCCTGAGGACTGGGGGGAAGGCAATCATTGTCCCCATATATAA